GGCAGCGCCAGCAGGATAAGTCCTAAAAGGCCAAGAATATAAGAATAGTGGGTTAGTTTAGCGTAATCGCGCAGGAAGAAAAGCACGAGAATCATAAGCGTGACCGCTACGAGTGACCACATCACCTGTCGGCTAGCAAGATTATTCCCGGATGCTAAATCAAGCCGGTAGATCATAACTAATCCGAGGCCATTCAGTAGTGCCGCAACTGGGAGCATAATTTGATCGGCATGGGGAGCAAGCCAACAAATAGCTAAGTGAGCAATGCCAAATACCCCAATAAAGCCGCCAATCACCCATGCTACTTCAGTGGTGATTTCTTGATCTTGTGCAATATATAGATTAATCAGCGAAAGAGAAATAATGACCGTGGCAGCTAGTAGTAGCCCAAGTTCGCGTTTTCTTGGCATTTAATGTGCCTCCCGACAATTTTCCCCAGGGGTTGCTAGATCATCCGGATCGCTTGTCGACGATTCCCGCACCACACACAAAGGCAACAGCTGCATTGCTAACCGTTGCATCTGCTGGAGTACTTCGTCATATGTGCCTTCCGGAAGCGAAGCAACCTGTGTTCGCGCCGAAGCAGTGATGTCTTGAAGAGTAAAACGGTGGCACGTGTTGGTGGAATCTACGTCGATCATAGTGAGCATGCCCGTTTCATTGAGGCACGCCACCTGATACACCTTTGCTTGCCCAAGCAAACCTTCCTTGGTGCCTTGGTTGATAACTAACTCAGTGTCGTTGTCGGTGGAAATGAAATAGGTGTTATTAACTTGTTTGCGCAGCCAAAAGATGCCACCAAGAATTAGCGCAAGAATCACCAGCACACTAATAATTGCAATAAGCCAGCCGCGCCGGGATTTTTTTCCCGAGACTATTGGGTTGGGTGGGGCAGGGATGCTGGTAGGTTCTGCGTAGCTGGGATAGTCGGCATTCTTGGCGGAAGCAGATGCTGTAGGGGCAGCGATTGGTTCTGCAGAAAGCGCAATTGCGGCTCGTCCAGCGGAAGTATCTGGGCGGGGATCTTCGGGAGTATCACTGCGTAGTGCGCCAACAACATAGCTGGTCGTAGGCAGTGGGCTAGGGTAAGTGTCACTTTCTACTACATCGGCGACAACAACGGTTACATTGTCTGGTCCACCAGAGCGGAGTGCTAGTTCAACCAGGCGTTGAGCAGCGTGCTCTGGGGTTCCTTCGCCGAGGGCTTTTTCGATAGTGCTCGCAGTGACTGGATCAGAAAGACCATCTGAGCACAAAAGAATGCGATCTCCGAGGCGAGCGTCGAAAAGCGTGAGGGTAGGTTCAACATCATGACCAGTGTAGGCCTTAAGAATCAGCGAGCGTCGAGGATGCGTGGAGACATCTTCGGGAGAAAGCTCACCTTTATCGACAAGTGATTGCACATAGGTGTCGTCAATAGTGATTTGGGTGAGCGTTCCTTCACGGAGCAGATAGCCACGCGAATCACCAACATGGCACAAACCAAATTGTGCACCATTAAACATAATGGCGGTCAGGGTGGTGCCCATGCCATCGTTTTCTGGGGATTGGGTAATAGCTGCTGCGATAGCACGGTTAGCATCGTCGGCAACGGAGCCTAACACAGCAAGCATGTCGTTATCGCCAGGATCAGCATCCAGTGGCATGAGCTGGTTAATCATCAGTTGGGAGGCCACTTCACCAGCAGCATGCCCGCCCATTCCGTCGGCAAGCGCAAGTAAATGTGGCCCGGCGTAAGCAGAATCCTCATTATTGCCGCGCACCAGACCACGATCGGAGAGCGCTGCGTAATTTAATATGAGCATTTATGCACCCAGCCTTAGGATTGTGCGACCAATTTTAATGTCCTGGTTGGCAGATATTTTTTCTGGCTGATCAATGCGATATCCATCGACATAGGTGCCATTGCGGGAATCGAGATCCTCAATAAACCATTCATTACCACGCTGGAATAGACGCGCATGGCGGGCGGAAGCGTAGTCATCACCGACGGTAAAAGTACAGTCGGCGGTACGTCCAATGGTCACTTCCGATAGGCCAGAAATAGACAGGTGTGATCCTTGTAGTGGGCCTTCAATAATATGTAGTACCTGCTGATTGCCTTGCGAGCTAGTCCGCGCAGGCAATCGTGGTTCAAGGATCGGTACAAGCTTGCCCTTGCCGCTACTAGTTGCCGCATCTTTGCGCAGAGTATTCAGGGCGAAAAGAATGAAAAGCCATAGAGCAATCAGTAGTGCGATGCGTAGCCCGAGCAGGATTACAGAATCCATGGGGTGTACCTCCTAGCTGGAAAAAACGATGCGCACTTCGATGTGCGAGTGACCAACGGTGATGACATCTCCGTCGGCAAGAAGCCAATTATCAATGGGCGTGTCATTGACCACGGTGCCATTAGTAGATTGCAGATCTACCAAAATAGCATCCTGACCATTCCAGGTGATCTCCGCATGCTGACGCGATACACCGGTATCGGGTAGTCGGAAATCAACCTCATTGGACCGGCCAATAATATTAGAGCCTTCATGGACAAGATAAGTACGTGAAGATCCATCCTGCAAGAGCAAACTCACTGTGCTTTTCGACGTTGCCTGCGGTATGTGCTGCACCATAGTTGGTGGCGCGGGGTCTTCTATCGGTGCACTAGGCGGAGCCGGTGCTACTACCGGCGTAGCAGGTGAGTCATTTTCTGCCTGAGGTTGAGCGTTATTGACCTGGAGATGATTTACTTTTATATAACCGCTGACCTGGGTTGGCTGAGGATCGGTACTGGACTTAGCTTGTAGCTGGCCAGTACGTAGTGAGGAATCCGGTTCAATAGTAACGGTAACGACACCGGGAGTAATCCAGCCTTGGTTTCGATGATAGCGGGTGAGCTGGTCGGCAAAATCCTGGGGCAAGCTGGGATGTTCAGCAACAAGGTGGGCAGCATCTTTTTCGCTGACATAGATATGGAAAACATTGGGTGCCTCCACTGTGTCCTCGTAAGTGCGCACCAGATTATCTTGTGCTTCTTGTTTAAGCAGCTCTTCAAGTTCTGCTGGCACTACTCGGCCGCCAAAAACGAAGGCGAAGCTATTGTCTAGCCCGCGCTGCATGGCGCTATCGAGCTTGGCAATACGACCCATGAGTGACATGGAATGCCTCCTTGATGCTTGGAAAAATACTGCGAATACACACGTTAGGGAAATAGTATAGATCCCCGATAAAGCTCATGTGTAGACGCATGGCCAACTGAGGTGCACGATTTTATCCTATGAACTGGACATTTGCTTGAACTGCAGGTTTATTGGTATTTTTATCAGGTCGCACACATTTTTTACTTTGTGTGACTTTTGCCCAGGTGGCGGAATTGGCAGACGCGCTGGCTTCAGGTGCCAGTGTTCGCAAGGACGTGGGGGTTCAAGTCCCCCCCTGGGCACCAAGAGCGGTTCACAGATCGTAAGAGCCGGAGGTTACAGACTCGAAAGAGGTTATAATCTCCGGTTTTTTGTTTTCGTGGGGGTCGCGGGGTGGACGTCGGGGATCTGCAGATGCGAGTCTCCGATTTGGTTTGGCAAAAGGTGGAGTGAGTATCAGCTTGGCAAATTAGGTAGTTTGTTCCAAGTGGGGGGCAATACAAATTTCCAAGCTATCGATTGCTCTAGACCAGGTAGTCGCTAGCCAGTTCTTTTGCCTTTGAGAGACTGTTCCTATCATTTAATAATTTAAGTAGAGACTCTGTTTCGGTACCAAGTTGTATCAAAACGTGAATAGTTACTACAGCAATTGCTATTTTTGCTGCAGCATGAGCCTGAAATATCTCGACTTTGCGTAAGTTTCCATCATGGGCGATATCATTACGTGCATCTACTAGACTTCCAGCCCATTTCCCTTCGTCAGGAATAAGCAAATCACGAACTTCTGCAGGTAAGCGATGAGAGAGGTCGATGGCGCGCTTGAAGGTTGTCACCTTTTTCTTATCCTGAGGAGATCTGCCCGGGCGTAAGCGTTCAGCTGCTTCGATTGATTCTGGAAGGAGATCCTTGTACTTCTTTCCGAACATGGATTTATGGAATGTCTCGACTAGTGTCTGAGCTAGCATGACAGAGGTTTCTAGGAAATGCGAGTCGTCGTTGGCAAGAAAGCCATTGAGTAAAGATAGTGCTGGATAATGTTGTTCGTAGAATGGGAACCATTTTTCGAAGTAGTAGTTGAAATCGCGATTTTTTTCGCACCCTGAAAGCTTTTCCAAATATTGACCACTTGGTTCTTTTGAAGGAATGGAACCTCGACGGGGTATTAATATTTCAACTGAACTTAGACGATTCTGGTTCCATAGTTCGCATTTAAACGCGAATGGTTTGCATGGCCGATCGAGGCAGATAGAAAGTAGGGTCTCAAGAGCAAATATCTTAGGTTGGAAGCTTTTTAATGAACAAGAATTCTTAATATTGGTGAGCTTTATTGATGCTGATATTCTGCTTCGAGACTCGTATTCAAAGGCTGACCACTTCAAGTCAGGAAGCGTTCCGTAGTAATCGATTGTGATTGCAGTTTCGTCGTCAACTGTTAAGCAGCGCATTGGGCGATCGTAAATTTCAGTTTCAACTTTGCAGAAATGCTCAATGATTCTTGACCCACTCTCATCCCACGTTGTTCCGACTTTTAGCCAGCCACTATCTTCAAGCCAGATATGCAGGAAATCAAACGATATGCTGAGGCTTCTTAAAACTTCGGACTGCATGCTAGGGATGTGTGCGCCGATGATCATTGTTTGTGGATAGTAGGTTGCTTCAGAATATGCCGCTTGGCTTGCGTATTTTTGAGTACTTCCCCCGGTATAGACGTCAAATAATGTAATAAAGCGTCCGTCAGCTTCTCCGTAGACCGCAGGATAGGGAGTTGATATATCGCGTTGTCTAAGAATTACAGTTTTTGTTGAAGGATGGTCGATCTCTTCCCAGGGGTTTCCGAAGCCTTCTGACATGATGGTGAGCTGAAAAACTCCCTCAGGCTCGTAATTCAGTACTCCCCAATGCTTTTGATCGCTTTCAGGTAAATACCACGTACCATGCCATGACCTTGGCTCGGTGTTTCGGATCATATCGTCCTCGATTCGAGATTAAAGAAGTTTGCTTTCAAGTGCAGATTTTTTGTTTCGAAAGTCCAATTTTGGATTTTTGACACCGGATACCAATTTTTACAGTTAAACACTGCCTACAGATATGACCAGATGAGATGTCTGCAGAGTTGGCCCTTATTTTATCTAAGATTATTTAGTAGTTATTTGTACGATTCTGAGCTACTGGGCTTAAAAAAATAATACGAGAATGATCAAGGATAAGAACTGTGCATAAAAGCATTGAGCATAGGCATGAAAAGATATCCATTTAGACTTCTGAGCCGTGGGTAGTTAAAGCGTCGAAAAGCTCTTGTGTGCGCATAGATACTAAGAACCAAGCATTATTGAAAATGTATTCACAATAACGAACGGCATGTATCTGTTATTGGTACTACACTTAAAGGCTAACCAACCAAACCACCTATAGGAAAGAGAAGAATATGCGGGGAGTTGTTATGGTTGCCGCCGGTGAGGTCGTGGTGCAAGATGTGCCAGAGCCAACCATCGTTGAACCAACTGATGCCATTGTAAAAATTGCTGCTACGTGTATCTGTGGATCGGATTTGTGGCCATATCGCGGCCATGATGCAGTACATAATCAGCATATGGGACACGAATACGTCGGTGTTGTCGAGGCTATTGGCAGTGAAGTAAAAACTATTAAGGTCGGCGATTTTGTCGTGGGTTCCTTCTGTTTATCGTGCGGTGAGTGCGAAATTTGCCGGTCCGGGTACCCATCTAGATGTATTAAGGGCGGTTTTGTCGGTGGTGCCCAAAGTGAGAAAGTTCGTATTCCACTAGCCGACGGCACTTTGGTTGCTACTCCAGCTGCACCTTCTGCTGAGTTGATCCCGCACCTTTTGGCAGCATCAGATGTATGAGGTACCGGTTGGTTTGCAGCTGATGAAGCTCAAGTGGGTCCAGGTCGGATTGCCGCAGTAGTTGGCGATGGTGCGGTAGGTCTTTCTGCGGTGATCGCGGCAAAAGAAATGGGTGCCGAACGTATTATTGTTTTTAGTCGCCATGCAGATCGTCAACGTCTTGCCCGTGAATTTGGTGCCACCGATATTATCGAAGCCCGTGGGGAAGAAGGTGTTGCCCAGCTTAAGGAATTAACTGGTGGCTTAGGGGCACACTGCGTTATTGAAGCTGTGGGTAGTAAACAAGCTATTGAGCAGGCAATTGGTTCGTGTCGACCTGGTGGACATATTGGGTATGTGGGAGTTTCCCACGATGCCACTTTGGATATGGGTGGATTGTTCTTCTCCCAGGTGCACCTTATGGGTGGCCCAGCGGCAGTACGTAAGTTCTTACCGCAGATGATTGAACTTATCTACCAGGGCAAGATCGAACCGGGCAAGGTTTTTGATCAGGTATTGCCACTAGAGCAAGCGGCAGAGGGTTATCGGATGATGGATCAACGTGAAGCAACAAAGGTTTTGCTTACCGTCTGATACCTTTCATGTTTGATACCTTTAGTTGAGTAACCAGACGTGCAATCAGACAAGAGCGAAAAAATGCAGGTTATCCATGGGATAGCGGTTGATAGTTATGGGCGTTGCGCACATTATCATAGTGAGAATGATGTTGTGGCTAATAAATGCGCCACATGCACTACCTGGTGGGCATGCTACCAATGCCATGACCAAGTAAGTGATCACTCTTTTGGGCGCATGCCACTATCTGAAACAGCCGTGCTCTGCGGGATCTGTCATACCGTGATGGATTACTACACTTATTCTGCACGTAGCTCTTGTCCTGGTTGCAGGCATAGCTTTAACTCTGGATGTGCACTACATGCACACGTATATTTTCAGCTTGATCGCTAACCATTGGCGCAGGTTAAAGCACAGGTTAATAGGTGTAGAGTTAGTCCAGCATGAGTACGCGCCGAAGTGTTGCCGCATCAATATCTATGGCCTGAGCAAATTTTTCCGGGGTTGGGTCGTCGTCAAGCTGATTAATTCCACCCAAATAAGGAATTCCGGTCAGCTGTGGCAACTCCTTAATATTCAGAATGGTGGCAGTATCTATAAGCGGTACCGGAACTAACCCGCCGATAAGTCCCACCACATTCAGCCCACGCCGAGTGGCAGCCTCCACACTCAGCTCAGCAGCATTAAGCGATCCTAATCCCAATGAAGTCACCATAATCACTGGTGAATCCAGTTCGCGAGCCACATCAGCAATAGTGAAATCCTCAGCTAACCGCACCAATAACCCACCGGCGCCTTCAACAAGCACAATTTTATCCGAGGCATCCAAGGCACGAATCTGATCAACAATTACTTCCAACTTTGCTGGATGCACATGTGCGCGCCGGGCAGCAAGATGCGGGGATAAAGGTTCGGGGAAACTATAGAACTCATGGGTTTTTACCCCACTAAGCTTTTCGACGGTTGCTACATCCCCCATCCCCACAGTAGTACCTGTTTGTACCGGTTTGACCACACAGACTTCGTGAGTATCAGCTAAAAGTGTGGCAAGAGCAGCACAAGCAATAGTTTTTCCGACATTGGTATTAGTACCAGTGATAGTAATAATCATTTTAATGCTCCTGAACAATAGTTGTTATAGCAGTACAAATGTGATGTATTTCTTCTGGAGTGCAGATAAAAGGCGGCATGGTATAGAGCAATTTGCCAAAGGGGCGCAGCCATACTTTGTGGCTTAGTGCTACTTGGTAGGCTGTTGCCATATCAACGGTATTTTTTAGCTCAACTACACCAATTGCTCCCAACACACGTACCTCGTTAACCTGGTCTAAATCCTTTAAAGGAGCAAGCTCTTGTTTTAGTTGGGCGGCAATAGCAGCTACTTTGTCCGCCCAATCACCTGTGGCAACAAGTTCTAGGGTGGCTGCTGCGATTGAAGCGGCTAGTGGATTAGCCATAAAAGTAGGGCCGTGCATGAGTGCTCCACCACTTGCTGGGGCGTTAATCCCGTGGGCGATCTCATTGGTGCATAAGGTGGCGGCAAAACTGAGCATGCCACCGGTTAAGGCTTTACCAACACAGAGAATATCTGGTGTAATTCCAGCATGTTCGCAAGCGAATGTTTTTCCCGTGCGATAAAAACCGGTGGCGATTTCGTCGGCAATGAAAACCAGACCCTGGTTTTTGCATAGTTGATGCATGCCGCGCAGTACAGCAGCATCGTGAAACCGCATGCCACCGGCACCTTGGACGATTGGTTCGACAATAATTCCAGCTACTTTATCGGTAATAAGTTCTGCTACTTCAGCTAGGTAGCAATCAATTGCTTCTTCACTGGCGCCATGTGCTGGGGGAGCAGGTGCGAAGATCGTGGGGGTTAGTTGCTGTGTCCATAGTGAATGCATTCCGGTATCTGGATCGCACAAGCTCATAGTGGCAAAAGTGTCGCCGTGATACCCTTTGCGCCAAGTTAAGAAGGTAGTGCGTTCTGGATGTCCGATACCACGCTGGTAATGTAGACACATTTTTAGAGCAACCTCGACAGCCACCGAACCCGAGTCGGCGAAAAACACTTTGGCTAAACCTGCCGGGCTGAGTTCGAGTAGGCGCTGGGCGGCATGAACAGCTGGGGGATGGGTAAGTCCACCAAACATGACATGGCTAAGTGTATCTATTTGGTTATGCGCCGCAGCCACTAATTGCGGGTGGCGATGGCCAAATGCCGCCGACCACCAGGAACTCATGGCATCAATAACTTGATGTGAGCCGCCTTGCTTATCGACGATCGTTAGATACGCACCCTCATTTGCGGTGACGAGTAGGGGATCAATTGCTGCTGGACTGGGGGAATACGGGTGCCAGATATGGGCTTGGTCATAAGCAATGTAATTAAGCATGGGGTATCTCTTAGGGGGGTAAAAATAAACACTGTTCAAAAATCTTGCTCAATATGTCATACCACGCTTTGCGATAGTGCATACTGTTAATGCCATAATTAATTGAACAGTGTTCAAAAATGGGGGTACCAGCCTAAATATGAAAAAAGAAACAAAAAATATAACAGCTGCTACAGCTACTGAATCAGCAGCTGCTACGACAGTGGATGTAGTGGAAGAAACAATAACTGCAGATAGATCGACTACAGCAACGTCGGCACGAACACCCTGGCAATATCCACGGGCTACGTGGTCGGTGGTAAGC
This DNA window, taken from Corynebacterium kutscheri, encodes the following:
- a CDS encoding DUF3662 and FHA domain-containing protein, whose amino-acid sequence is MSLMGRIAKLDSAMQRGLDNSFAFVFGGRVVPAELEELLKQEAQDNLVRTYEDTVEAPNVFHIYVSEKDAAHLVAEHPSLPQDFADQLTRYHRNQGWITPGVVTVTIEPDSSLRTGQLQAKSSTDPQPTQVSGYIKVNHLQVNNAQPQAENDSPATPVVAPAPPSAPIEDPAPPTMVQHIPQATSKSTVSLLLQDGSSRTYLVHEGSNIIGRSNEVDFRLPDTGVSRQHAEITWNGQDAILVDLQSTNGTVVNDTPIDNWLLADGDVITVGHSHIEVRIVFSS
- the bioD gene encoding dethiobiotin synthase, which codes for MIITITGTNTNVGKTIACAALATLLADTHEVCVVKPVQTGTTVGMGDVATVEKLSGVKTHEFYSFPEPLSPHLAARRAHVHPAKLEVIVDQIRALDASDKIVLVEGAGGLLVRLAEDFTIADVARELDSPVIMVTSLGLGSLNAAELSVEAATRRGLNVVGLIGGLVPVPLIDTATILNIKELPQLTGIPYLGGINQLDDDPTPEKFAQAIDIDAATLRRVLMLD
- a CDS encoding CHY zinc finger protein, coding for MQVIHGIAVDSYGRCAHYHSENDVVANKCATCTTWWACYQCHDQVSDHSFGRMPLSETAVLCGICHTVMDYYTYSARSSCPGCRHSFNSGCALHAHVYFQLDR
- a CDS encoding ApeA N-terminal domain 1-containing protein translates to MIRNTEPRSWHGTWYLPESDQKHWGVLNYEPEGVFQLTIMSEGFGNPWEEIDHPSTKTVILRQRDISTPYPAVYGEADGRFITLFDVYTGGSTQKYASQAAYSEATYYPQTMIIGAHIPSMQSEVLRSLSISFDFLHIWLEDSGWLKVGTTWDESGSRIIEHFCKVETEIYDRPMRCLTVDDETAITIDYYGTLPDLKWSAFEYESRSRISASIKLTNIKNSCSLKSFQPKIFALETLLSICLDRPCKPFAFKCELWNQNRLSSVEILIPRRGSIPSKEPSGQYLEKLSGCEKNRDFNYYFEKWFPFYEQHYPALSLLNGFLANDDSHFLETSVMLAQTLVETFHKSMFGKKYKDLLPESIEAAERLRPGRSPQDKKKVTTFKRAIDLSHRLPAEVRDLLIPDEGKWAGSLVDARNDIAHDGNLRKVEIFQAHAAAKIAIAVVTIHVLIQLGTETESLLKLLNDRNSLSKAKELASDYLV
- a CDS encoding PP2C family protein-serine/threonine phosphatase, which produces MLILNYAALSDRGLVRGNNEDSAYAGPHLLALADGMGGHAAGEVASQLMINQLMPLDADPGDNDMLAVLGSVADDANRAIAAAITQSPENDGMGTTLTAIMFNGAQFGLCHVGDSRGYLLREGTLTQITIDDTYVQSLVDKGELSPEDVSTHPRRSLILKAYTGHDVEPTLTLFDARLGDRILLCSDGLSDPVTASTIEKALGEGTPEHAAQRLVELALRSGGPDNVTVVVADVVESDTYPSPLPTTSYVVGALRSDTPEDPRPDTSAGRAAIALSAEPIAAPTASASAKNADYPSYAEPTSIPAPPNPIVSGKKSRRGWLIAIISVLVILALILGGIFWLRKQVNNTYFISTDNDTELVINQGTKEGLLGQAKVYQVACLNETGMLTMIDVDSTNTCHRFTLQDITASARTQVASLPEGTYDEVLQQMQRLAMQLLPLCVVRESSTSDPDDLATPGENCREAH
- a CDS encoding adenosylmethionine--8-amino-7-oxononanoate transaminase gives rise to the protein MLNYIAYDQAHIWHPYSPSPAAIDPLLVTANEGAYLTIVDKQGGSHQVIDAMSSWWSAAFGHRHPQLVAAAHNQIDTLSHVMFGGLTHPPAVHAAQRLLELSPAGLAKVFFADSGSVAVEVALKMCLHYQRGIGHPERTTFLTWRKGYHGDTFATMSLCDPDTGMHSLWTQQLTPTIFAPAPPAHGASEEAIDCYLAEVAELITDKVAGIIVEPIVQGAGGMRFHDAAVLRGMHQLCKNQGLVFIADEIATGFYRTGKTFACEHAGITPDILCVGKALTGGMLSFAATLCTNEIAHGINAPASGGALMHGPTFMANPLAASIAAATLELVATGDWADKVAAIAAQLKQELAPLKDLDQVNEVRVLGAIGVVELKNTVDMATAYQVALSHKVWLRPFGKLLYTMPPFICTPEEIHHICTAITTIVQEH
- a CDS encoding FHA domain-containing protein FhaB/FipA, yielding MDSVILLGLRIALLIALWLFILFALNTLRKDAATSSGKGKLVPILEPRLPARTSSQGNQQVLHIIEGPLQGSHLSISGLSEVTIGRTADCTFTVGDDYASARHARLFQRGNEWFIEDLDSRNGTYVDGYRIDQPEKISANQDIKIGRTILRLGA